gttattGTTAATTGTATTGCCTTGTATTAATTTAAGAGACTATTGCTTGTATTAGAAGATAATAAAATGATATGAGTCTAGAGGTTAAAAGGGTTGGGATTGGCCTGCTCTTAATTAGTTGTTTTTGTGTCTTTTATGGTAATGGTTAATTGAACTTATAGACATAAATCGGGTTTGAAATCCCCTTTCAACGGGTTAAGATATAGAATATGTCTAGATAATGTATCGTAATATGCGTATATAAGATACATGTATATAGTCTTGGTTTTCAAAAAGCGCGCCTCAGGTGCTCTTAAGCACGAGGCACAACAAGGCGCACACCCTGGGGCTTTTTCACTCAGTGCCTAGATTAAGTATGAGAAGCGCCAAAAAGGCGcgattttttgaaattttttctgGGCCTTTTTGGCCTGAGGCGCGCGCCTCTCGAACCTGAGGCGTTTTTTGCATCTAACTATTGTACGTTGGGATTTTTTTTGGCTTTTACATGCAGctaaaatcattaaaaaaaacccttatagctatattttggatagagaaagctaaaaaccgatgagatatataaaaatatatatataattagctTGCCCCTCGGGTACAGAAAGGCCGCCGCTTTTGCGCTCCACGCCTCggttttagacctcgtcgcttttgtgcgcctcttgcttttttaaaaccaagtgtATAGTACAATGTAGTTCTTATTATGCTAGGCGAAACCTGTGTCTTACGTTTCATTTTGGTTGTTTCTGCTTCATCCAATGTAATTAAGTGGTCTTGTGGTTTTTCATTAATGTTGAAAACAACAATCATAGTGGTGCTATACGATGCTAGTCCCCTAGTTCTACGTTGCAattttatggtattaaatttggtCGGTTAGGTGACTAACGACAACAATGTCAACTCAAATTTCGATGTTTTGTACAATTATCATCGGACTCATCATTTCTACTGGAAGGAGCTCGTTAACAACGTGCGAAGATTGAGTTATCGTATCTTGTGAGACGATTCAAGTGCAAAGTTGCCAATTATCATTACTATAAAACCCGAAAATATAATCGACACTACAGTGAGTGAAATCGCATGAAGGATAAAGCGAACTCGCCTGCCAGAAGCGAAAATATCATTAAAAACCGAAACAAAAAACCACCAAGAAAACCCTTGTGGCAAGCCTCAGTTTCTTACATCAGAAAATTAAGATCATAAAGATATGTGTTCTATGAAACATCTCCTTCATAGCATTTGACAAGTTTTATGTAAATACTTCAAAGACATAACAGTTCCAAAAACACCAAGGTTTCTGCATCATtctcagcaaaaaaaaaaaaaacacataattcTTAAATCACCGAAATCGCAAGTTAGCTTATTAAGAACACCATTCTCGGGCATTCTGAAACATCTTCAACCACGGGCTCGGGCCTTTCTTTTCAACGTCCCAATTCTTTggataccacgggaactgccacATCATAAAACACCGCTCAGGGTGCGGCATCATAGCAAGATGCCGCCCATCTGGCGAGCAAATTGCTGCCACACCTAGCGGCGACCCGTTCAAATTAAACGGGTACTTTTCCGTCACTTTCCCATCATCGTCACAATATCTCAACGGAGCCAAGTCGGATGATAAAACGTTGTCGAAAATCACTTTATCGGGAAAATACGCTTTTCCTTCACCATGTGCGGCCCAAACACCTAACGTACTACCTTCCATCCCTTTAAACATTATCGCTGGCGATTCCTTTAACGTCACGTTAGTGAACCGACACTCGAACCCACCTGACTCGTTGTGTATGAATCTGGGCTGGGCCGGGTCGCCACCGGTTCCTAAAGTTCCACCGACTTTCGGGCCCGGAATCCAGCCCAATAGAGCCATGAGCTGGCACCCGTTGCAGACCCCAAGACTAAAAGTGTCGGTACGGTTATAAAACTCTTGAAACTGGTTTAATAGTGACGAGTTGAACCGTATAGAAGCGGCCCAGCCTTTTGCGGAATCGAGCACGTCACCGTAACTAAACCCGCCCACAAACACGATACCCCGAAACCCGTTTAACGAAACCGACCCGTTTAACAGATCCGACATTGTAACATCCCACGGCTCAAACCCTGAAGCGAAAAACGCAGCTGACATTTCACGGTCACCGTTACTACCCTCTTCGCGAATCACCGCCACTTTCGGTTTATTAACGACATTCATGTACTTCTCATCGGTAAATTTTGGCATAAACGTTAACCGCCATTCGGGTTCATGTCGGTTTTTTAATCCTTCTTTTTCCGATGTCACACAAGCGGCTAACTTATGTTTTTTCTCGATATGAAACCCGGTTTCTTCCCAAATGTCTCGAAGATCGACGGTTTTCTCGTATAAGTGTGTCATTCCATCAATCTTTAAACCGATCATTGGTTCAGCGGTTACTTGCCCTATGGTTTCGGAACTAACGCCACGGCTTTTAAGGATTGTTGTCACTTTGACCAAGTTTGACTTGCTGACCTCGAGAACAAGACCGAGTTCTTCTGAGAATAACGTTTCGAATATGCTTTTTCCGTGTGAATTTAAACCGATTTGAACACCGCAGTTTCCGGCAAAAGCCATCTCGAGAACCGTAACGATAAGCCCACCGTCACTGATATCGTGACCGGCTGAGATTAGTTCGTCTGTTAGTAGTTCTTGAACAACCTCAAAAACTGTTTTGAGGTAAGAAACATCGTCAACATCCGGACATTCGTCGCCGATTTGGTCAAACACCTGtgaaataataaaaagaaactcaagaaaattaaattaaaaactcGAATCTAATTTAATGCCAACTACATTTGACTCCTATAGGCGCGGCAGGTAGAGCtacaaacgaaccgaacgttcagtgaaccgtttggcgggaagttcgttcgtttaataattgaacgaacacgaacaagaaatttcgttcgttgtttagttaaatgaacaaacatgtaCAGAGGCCGAGTTCGTTCATTTATGtccgtgaacgttcggtaacgtgttcgtttatgtttgttttgtgttcgatggtatttttaatttttatattttacttAGATAGTTCAAAACtccaacaaataaaatatttaataagtatcagtgtattatatattatgttcatgaacgcttgtttgtggtCGTtcgtttccatttgtgttcattgACATTAGTTTATCCTCATTAACGTTCGTTGCCTacaattaacaaacgaacacgaacaacaaacaaacaaaaacataaaatctcgtttggcaagcgttcatgaacagttcgtgagcatttccttaacaaacgagcatgaacaaggtcttgttcgtgttcattcggttcatttgcagccctagcAGCAGGCAATGGGTCAAAAGTATTTTCAACTCAAAAGCTAGATCATTATCAAAATAAATAGTATTTTGTAATAACATTCAACACACTAACAGCCTATAATAATTTAGAGGAAAAAAAAGTCTTCGGTCAACCCGACCCGGTCCACAAATagctattttgacccgttacacaGCCGATTTGCTCCATGTTCCCAACTTGGAGCAAACCCGAATTGTTCATAGCTAATACTAAATAATAGGCCTATAAACGAACCGAACTTTCATGAACTTGTTCTGTGggaagttcatttatgttcgtttatttaattaaCGAACATACATGAACacaatttttttgtttatttaattaaacgaacgaacatgaacacgcgttttgttcgttcatttatgttcgtttatttacatttgtttatgtttgttcgtttcaatttaaatacataagtagttatttttatataaatactaaataaaaaatGAACTTTCCAACTACTTTTTTATATATAACAAATTAGCAATTTGGCTTTCTAGTAATAAAAAATTGGTTTTCCAATGGTATTTATCGTAATTAATCACTAATTCATATAAAAAAATactttatgttcgtttatgttaaGTCAGttatgttcatttatgtttgttcatttgtgttgtttactgtttgttaaattatgttcgtctacgtgtgtttgtttgtttatgttcgtgaactatTCGTTTAGGTTTTagacgaacgaacataaacgaaaacaaacacgtccattttcttaataaacgaatATGAACAAAAAAAAGTGTTCGATTATATgtccgtgttcgttcggttcatttacaggcctactAGTTAAACGATACACAAATAGTAAAATGTAATAAACGAAAAAGAAAACGTACCTGCGAAAGAGCCGAGCCACCTAACCGTCGTTTTCCTTTACCCAAATCAATATGAACCAAAACACCATCATCTTTAAGCTTCAAATCCGGTGTGACGGTTTTCGTTATATCAGAACACGTGACGTAAGCACTAATTACAAGATTACCAGGAGCTTTAACCACTTCACCAGAAACCTGAGCCGCCATCGAAAGACTATCTTTACCGCCATCAATCGCGATACCAAGCTCAATCATCGCTTCCGAAAGCGCAACCGCAGCGTCGTACATTAACGCACCTTCACCGTCAAGTTTCGCAGCGTACATCCAGTTTCCGCTCGCTTTCACGTCACTTAAACTAGTTACTTTAGCCCAAACAAGATTCGTTAACGCTTCTCCAACTGCCAAACGCGCCATCGCTTTTGGGTCGAGTAAACCTTTAATCGGTTGCTCCCCAATCGCACACGCGCCACCAGTGTAATCGGTAAACGTTTGCGCGATAACCGCCACGTCAGCGAGAGTGATCTGTAACGGACCCACGGTTTGTTGCTGGGCGACGAGCCCGGTAACGCAACGATCGACTTTAGTCGTTAAGAAACGTTTAGAACAGATTGACGGTAATCTTAACACCCGTTCAAGTGAATCCAGTAACGTAACCCCAGGAGCTATTTCGAGCGGTTCGTGTTTATCGTTTACACGGTGAAATTCGAACGTTTTTTGAGGCATGTCGCCGAGAACTTTTTCGAGTTCGAGATCGACAGCGGGTGGTTTTTCGGTTGCGTAGCTGTCGATTAACCGTACACACCCTTCGCCGCTTATAGTTCCGATAACCGCCATTGACACCCGTTCTCGTTTACAGATACTGTCCAGAAGATTACGGCTTTTAGCATTGACCAAAATCGCATCTTGTTCTTGGTATTCCGCACCCCAGATTTCCAAAACCGACATCGTATGATCACCGACAACGATAGACCGAATATCGATGGTAGCACCTTCCGGATATATAATTTCTTTAACAACGTTACAGTTACCACCCGCACCCTGATCGTGTATGCTAACAATCGGGTTATTCTCGCCCATTTCGATACACGCACGAACAACGCGGTACAACTTCTGTGCCATCTCAGCATCGCCACGCTGGACAGCGTTAAAATCCAGCTCAGCGTCGTTCTGTCCACTAACCATACTCGACGCGGCCCCACCTCCCATTCCTATTCGATAAGCGGGCCCACCGATTTTAACAACCAACATCCCGATTTCGGGCTCGCCTTTCGTTATATGGGTATGATCGATTTGCCCGATACCTGCGCTAAACATAATTGGTTTCAACCATTCGCGTCTCTCGCCGCTTGGAAGCCGCATTCCGAACGTTCTTGTGTACCCTTGAATCAATGGTTCACCGAATTTGTTACCGTAATCTGACGCACCGTTGCTTGCGTCAATGAGTATTTGTAACGGTGAAGCTAGATGCGATGGATAGTCGAAAGATTCATCTTCCCACGGAGCGTACGCGCCCTCGATATTAAGATTCCCGACACAATATCCAGCTGTCGACGCCACAACGAAAGACCCCCGACCCGTTGCGTGCGTATCCCTAATTCGCCCTCCCGCACCCGTTTCCGCACCGGGGAACGGTGCAACCGCACACGGGAAATTATGCGTCTCGGCTGTAAACAGAATGTCGAGATCACGCGTAACCGGGGTTAATGAAGATGTAGTACCGGGCTGAGTAGGTCGTAACGGGTTCGCTAAAAACCCTTTGATCGCACTTGAGTTGTCTTTAAACCCAATCACCGAATTATTAGGGTTTGCTTTTAACGTGCTCTTTACGATCTGCATTAACGTCTTGTTCATCGGTTGACCGTCTACGACAATCTTTCCGGTAAAAAACCAGTGCCGGCTGTGCTCGCTGTTCGACTGTGCGATATCGAAAAGCTCAACGTTCGTTGGGTCTCGTTTAATATCGTCTTTAAACAGTTTAGTGTAGTATTGTAAATCTTGTTCGTCAAACGCTAACCCCATTCGTTGGTTAATTTCCTCCAACGCTTTCCGCCCGTTTTCCATTACGGGTACGTAATAAACCTCCTCTGGAACTACACTCGTTTTGAACGAAACGAGTTTGTTTGGATAGACGCATTCGGTCATTCGATCATGCACCATTGCAGCAAACTCGACGATCTGACTATCTAGAAGCGTTGCGCTTTCGGCTTTAACGTATAAAAGATACCGCCTTGACCGTTCTAACCGGTTGACTTCCGACAGCCCACACGCGTGACATATGGACACAGCGTTTGCAGACCAAGCTGTCGTAAACGATAACCTCGGACCAACTTCAACAACCACTGTCTTAAACCCGCCGTTAGTCTCTTTACCGATAAAACTTTCATCCCCTAAATTCTCCGGCTCGTACGTCTCTTGCAGAAGCCATTTCAGCACCGAAAGCTTCTCGTTTGACAGATCTTCATCAACCCCGACGTTAAAACACTGTTCGGTTTTCAACCCGACAATCTTATCCGATATCTTTGTTTGAACCGACTTGAGCAACTCATCGGCCGCGCTATCTTGAATCAACGGAGTTCTGAAAAAATGAATCACTTTTTCAGTTTCGAAATCATCCACACTACCTAACCGTTGCGAGTCCACCGACACCACAGCCCGGATTTTCTCAGACGCATTTCGTCGAACACCTTGACTGCATACTCTCACAGAACTGTTTCTTTTACGGCGAGTCGAACCGAACAGCAAATGGGAATTTCTACCCTTTGGTAAGGGTTTAGGCAAGtaaagtttacaactttttgAACCCTAAAATCAGATATTAAATTGTTAACTCTCCAATTAATAATAAATTTAAATAGTTTAACTGTTTGAAAAGAATTAATGAATAAAAAGATATATACTTGTAAGAACTCTGCTGCTGTGATCTCTAACGATGCAGGCATTATGGCATGAACAAATAGCAACTGAAAATAAAGAAAGATtgaatttttattaatttatgtGATAAAAACACACATGGGTATTGATCAAATGCATGAAAATAAAGAAAGATtgaatttttattaatttatgtGATAAAAACACACATGGGTATTGATCAAATGCATGAAAATAAAGAAAGATTGGGTTTTTATTAAGTTATGTGATAAAAACACACATGGGTATTGATCAAATGCATGATATATGTAAAGATGAAAAGAATCAAGAAAGTTGGAACATTTACCGGTGAAAGATTGATTGCCGGAAGTTGATCGGAGTGGTGGCGTTAAGGGGAAGCAGCAGGAGTGAGTGAAAGTATGAAATGATGTGTAGAAGACAAGGGTTTAGGGTTATCGGTAAATGCAAAATAGTCCCTTAACTACCTTGTTGTTTATTTTTAGACTTGGGcttttcatgtttttctttttagagTATACTGTTGTTTTCGTTTACGTggttggtttcgtcatttttacTAGTTTTGTTCAAAAGGTTTTTTTTTGTATGTCTGGGTTCTTATGGTTTTCAAATTTTGTCATTGTCGTCCACTTGATATCAAGGCGCTTGGTTATATGCGCAATAGTCCCTTAACTACCTTGTAGTTTATTTCAGTCCAGGActattcatgtttttctttttagagtaaattgttaTTTTCGTCTATCTGGTTGGTTTGGTCACTTCTGCTAGTGTCATCCCAAAGGTTTTTTTTTCTTGTATCTATGTCCTTGTGGTTTTCAAATCTTAGCATTAGACCACTCGTAGTGGAGGGGGTTTTGGGCGTTTTTTACCTAAAAAACGCTCCTCCACGCCATGATCACCGCCCCCTGGACGTTTTTTCGAAAATTTTTTGTTGGGTGTGGCCACAAAAAGGCCATATTATTGAAATTTTGACTAATAACAAATTTCCAACTcattaatttgttttatttttctaaaaaaatataataattggGTAATCATTATTGGGGTATTATGAGTCATTATACCACTACGCCCTTTTTAACAAATGCTCCTTTGTTGACTAGACGGCCACGTGTCGATTCATGCCCAAAGGTGGGGCATTTGTTTCACTCatcactacacatggtcttatcaTCTACTTGATGTCAAGGTGCTTGGCTATTTTTGGATTAAGAATAGGTCTAGCtttaaaattttgttttgaaaagattgaagTAAAATTTCCTTCTAATTTCCGTTGTTGTTGTTTGCTTGTCTCTAACGTCTTGCTAGTTTGCTTTTGTTGGTCATATATTTTCGTACGAACAAAGTAAAAATTTATGTTTTTagacaattttaattttaattatgtgtACTAAAACGATCAACTCTCAAACTATTAGATCAATGTCTAGGATCATTTTGAGACTTATAAATTAGAGGTGAAAACAAGCATCAATAAAAGATGAAGGACTTAAATGTATATATTCTCCAATATAAACAAGCATCCTAAATTTTTCTATATCTTGGACCACAACACACGTATGCTAATGTTTC
This genomic stretch from Helianthus annuus cultivar XRQ/B chromosome 8, HanXRQr2.0-SUNRISE, whole genome shotgun sequence harbors:
- the LOC110873524 gene encoding probable phosphoribosylformylglycinamidine synthase, chloroplastic/mitochondrial; its protein translation is MPASLEITAAEFLQGSKSCKLYLPKPLPKGRNSHLLFGSTRRKRNSSVRVCSQGVRRNASEKIRAVVSVDSQRLGSVDDFETEKVIHFFRTPLIQDSAADELLKSVQTKISDKIVGLKTEQCFNVGVDEDLSNEKLSVLKWLLQETYEPENLGDESFIGKETNGGFKTVVVEVGPRLSFTTAWSANAVSICHACGLSEVNRLERSRRYLLYVKAESATLLDSQIVEFAAMVHDRMTECVYPNKLVSFKTSVVPEEVYYVPVMENGRKALEEINQRMGLAFDEQDLQYYTKLFKDDIKRDPTNVELFDIAQSNSEHSRHWFFTGKIVVDGQPMNKTLMQIVKSTLKANPNNSVIGFKDNSSAIKGFLANPLRPTQPGTTSSLTPVTRDLDILFTAETHNFPCAVAPFPGAETGAGGRIRDTHATGRGSFVVASTAGYCVGNLNIEGAYAPWEDESFDYPSHLASPLQILIDASNGASDYGNKFGEPLIQGYTRTFGMRLPSGERREWLKPIMFSAGIGQIDHTHITKGEPEIGMLVVKIGGPAYRIGMGGGAASSMVSGQNDAELDFNAVQRGDAEMAQKLYRVVRACIEMGENNPIVSIHDQGAGGNCNVVKEIIYPEGATIDIRSIVVGDHTMSVLEIWGAEYQEQDAILVNAKSRNLLDSICKRERVSMAVIGTISGEGCVRLIDSYATEKPPAVDLELEKVLGDMPQKTFEFHRVNDKHEPLEIAPGVTLLDSLERVLRLPSICSKRFLTTKVDRCVTGLVAQQQTVGPLQITLADVAVIAQTFTDYTGGACAIGEQPIKGLLDPKAMARLAVGEALTNLVWAKVTSLSDVKASGNWMYAAKLDGEGALMYDAAVALSEAMIELGIAIDGGKDSLSMAAQVSGEVVKAPGNLVISAYVTCSDITKTVTPDLKLKDDGVLVHIDLGKGKRRLGGSALSQVFDQIGDECPDVDDVSYLKTVFEVVQELLTDELISAGHDISDGGLIVTVLEMAFAGNCGVQIGLNSHGKSIFETLFSEELGLVLEVSKSNLVKVTTILKSRGVSSETIGQVTAEPMIGLKIDGMTHLYEKTVDLRDIWEETGFHIEKKHKLAACVTSEKEGLKNRHEPEWRLTFMPKFTDEKYMNVVNKPKVAVIREEGSNGDREMSAAFFASGFEPWDVTMSDLLNGSVSLNGFRGIVFVGGFSYGDVLDSAKGWAASIRFNSSLLNQFQEFYNRTDTFSLGVCNGCQLMALLGWIPGPKVGGTLGTGGDPAQPRFIHNESGGFECRFTNVTLKESPAIMFKGMEGSTLGVWAAHGEGKAYFPDKVIFDNVLSSDLAPLRYCDDDGKVTEKYPFNLNGSPLGVAAICSPDGRHLAMMPHPERCFMMWQFPWYPKNWDVEKKGPSPWLKMFQNAREWCS